Proteins encoded within one genomic window of Paramisgurnus dabryanus chromosome 13, PD_genome_1.1, whole genome shotgun sequence:
- the LOC135751881 gene encoding zymogen granule membrane protein 16-like encodes MLHLCLILSAVCAIGTTKPLPDTFSYSVGVGGGGGTEFSTAHEGLITGLRIWEYPGNYITGIQMKYDGNWTDLIGSGYGNQQEMVIYDKEFISQISGKHSNYIYELIFVTNTGRYFKVGSPVGNSFNFYPTVKGSQLRFLSGRNDGWAITSIGAHWAIVK; translated from the exons ATGCTGCACCTGTGCCTGATCCTCTCTGCAGTTTGTGCTATAGGCACAACTAAAC CCTTACCTGATACTTTCTCTTACTCGGTTGGTGTTGGGGGCGGCGGCGGCACCGAATTCTCCACGGCACATGAGGGTCTAATCACAGGACTCCGAATCTGGGAATATCCCGGCAACTATATTACCGG GATCCAGATGAAATATGACGGTAACTGGACAGATCTGATTGGTTCAGGTTATGGCAATCAACAGGAGATGGTGATCTATGATAAAGAATTCATCAGTCAGATCTCGGGAAAGCACAGCAATTATATCTATGAGCTGATTTTTGTCACTAATACGGGGAGATATTTTAAAGTGGGATCGCCTGTTGGAAACTCATTCAACTTTTATCCAACCGTGAAAGGAAGTCAACTGCGTTTTCTCAGTGGTCGAAACGATGGATGGGCCATCACTTCCATTGGGGCTCATTGGGCCATAGTGAAATAG
- the LOC135751882 gene encoding zymogen granule membrane protein 16-like encodes MLHVILVLAGVCTVGIAMPLPDFYSYSPEAGDGSGVMYSSAHEGRITGIRVWEYSNAYPSGIQLQYNGNWTDMISVNYGIPMEMTLSDNEYIMEVSGKYYSGYVFEIMFVTSRGRSFKVGQPSGTSFHFFPTHDGSELRFISGRQNGWGITSIGAHWAVYNTDSSVTP; translated from the exons ATGCTGCATGTGATTCTGGTCCTCGCTGGAGTTTGTACAGTGGGCATTGCTATGC CTTTACCAGATTTTTACTCCTACTCACCTGAAGCGGGTGATGGCAGTGGAGTGATGTActcttctgcacatgaaggtcgTATCACTGGAATCAGAGTCTGGGAGTACTCTAATGCATACCCCAGTGG GATCCAGCTGCAATATAATGGCAACTGGACAGACATGATTTCTGTAAATTATGGCATTCCAATGGAGATGACACTATCTGACAATGAATACATCATGGAGGTTTCTGGAAAGTATTACTCAGGTTACGTCTTTGAGATCATGTTTGTCACTAGCCGTGGGAGATCATTTAAAGTGGGGCAACCTTCTGGCACCTCGTTTCACTTCTTCCCAACCCATGATGGAAGTGAACTACGTTTTATAAGTGGGCGACAAAATGGATGGGGCATCACCTCCATCGGAGCTCACTGGGCTGTTTACAACACTGACAGCAGTGTAACACCTTAA
- the LOC135751805 gene encoding zymogen granule membrane protein 16-like, producing the protein MLNLILVLAGVCAVGMAMPLPDFYSYSPAVGDGTGVSFSTAHEERITGIRIWEYPNAYITGIQLKYGNDWTDVVGGTYVNLMEWTLNDNEFIIQVSGKHDYGYIYQLMFVTNTGRIFKIGQPSGTSFNFYPAHDGAELRFLSGRQNGNGITSIGAHWAMYYPSQTTTTGTTTAVPS; encoded by the exons ATGCTAAATCTTATTTTAGTTCTCGCTGGAGTTTGTGCAGTGGGCATGGCAATGC CATTACCTgatttttactcttactcaccTGCTGTTGGGGATGGAACTGGAGTTTCATTTTCCACTGCCCATGAAGAACGCATTACAGGCATTCGAATCTGGGAGTATCCAAACGCTTACATTACTGG GATTCAGCTAAAATATGGCAACGACTGGACAGACGTGGTTGGTGGGACCTATGTCAATCTAATGGAGTGGACGCTAAATGACAATGAATTCATCATTCAGGTCTCTGGAAAGCATGACTATGGTTATATCTATCAGCTTATGTTCGTCACTAATACAGGGCGCATATTTAAAATTGGGCAGCCTTCAGGCACCTCGTTTAACTTCTACCCCGCTCATGATGGAGCTGAGCTGCGTTTCCTAAGTGGTCGACAGAATGGCAATGGCATCACCTCCATTGGTGCTCATTGGGCTATGTATTACCCCAGTCAAACAACCACTACTGGCACCACTACTGCAGTTCCATCTTAA
- the cmtm8b gene encoding CKLF-like MARVEL transmembrane domain-containing protein 8b isoform X1, with protein MELESGIRRSDGTNNSSSIESLGLSNSTFSYNGNFIRSASAVFMVGEIVFGLLVWTLIGGTDYVNAPALGWVMFVSVFYWVLTIILFLLYLTISQTRIHLVPWKMLGVCFNASASVLYLTAAVISALSLNSANRGRYYFISWVASTIFASLTMLCYAGNTVVILKSWKSKSEDISC; from the exons ATGGAGCTCGAGTCCGGTATCAGACGTAGTGACGGGACGAATAACAGCTCCAGTATAGAGAGTCTGGGTCTGTCAAACTCCACTTTTTCTTATAATGGAAACTTTATTCGCTCGGCTTCTGCTGTGTTTATGGTGGGAGAAATC GTGTTTGGGCTACTGGTGTGGACTCTGATCGGTGGGACAGACTACGTTAATGCTCCGGCGTTGGGGTGGGTGATGTTTGTGTCAGTTTTCTACTGGGTCTTAACCATCATTCTCTTCCTTCTCTACCTGACCATAAGCCAAACCAGGATACATCTGGTCCCATGGAAAATGCTG ggaGTGTGTTTTAACGCCAGTGCCTCTGTATTGTACCTGACAGCAGCTGTGATTAGCGCTCTATCTTTGAATTCGGCCAATAGGGGGCGCTACTATTTTATCAGCTGGGTGGCATCGACG ATATTTGCTTCCTTGACTATGTTGTGTTATGCAGGAAATACAGTTGTGATTCTCAAATCGTGGAAATCAAAAAGTGAAGATATATCTTGTTAA
- the cmtm8b gene encoding CKLF-like MARVEL transmembrane domain-containing protein 8b isoform X2, whose product MELESGIRRSDGTNNSSSIESLGLSNSTFSYNGNFIRSASAVFMVGEIVFGLLVWTLIGGTDYVNAPALGWVMFVSVFYWVLTIILFLLYLTISQTRIHLVPWKMLGVCFNASASVLYLTAAVISALSLNSANRGRYYFISWVASTVRDICFLDYVVLCRKYSCDSQIVEIKK is encoded by the exons ATGGAGCTCGAGTCCGGTATCAGACGTAGTGACGGGACGAATAACAGCTCCAGTATAGAGAGTCTGGGTCTGTCAAACTCCACTTTTTCTTATAATGGAAACTTTATTCGCTCGGCTTCTGCTGTGTTTATGGTGGGAGAAATC GTGTTTGGGCTACTGGTGTGGACTCTGATCGGTGGGACAGACTACGTTAATGCTCCGGCGTTGGGGTGGGTGATGTTTGTGTCAGTTTTCTACTGGGTCTTAACCATCATTCTCTTCCTTCTCTACCTGACCATAAGCCAAACCAGGATACATCTGGTCCCATGGAAAATGCTG ggaGTGTGTTTTAACGCCAGTGCCTCTGTATTGTACCTGACAGCAGCTGTGATTAGCGCTCTATCTTTGAATTCGGCCAATAGGGGGCGCTACTATTTTATCAGCTGGGTGGCATCGACGGTAAGAG ATATTTGCTTCCTTGACTATGTTGTGTTATGCAGGAAATACAGTTGTGATTCTCAAATCGTGGAAATCAAAAAGTGA